The following nucleotide sequence is from Aquarana catesbeiana isolate 2022-GZ linkage group LG08, ASM4218655v1, whole genome shotgun sequence.
gggttggggaacttgactggcctacacagagtcctgacctcaacccgatagaacacctttgggattaattcgggtggagactgtgagccaggccttctcgtccaacatcagagactgacctcacaaatgcacttttggaagaatggacaaacattcccatagacacacccctaaaccttgtggacagccttctcagaagagttgaagctgttatagctgcaaagggtgggccaacgcaatattgaaccctacggactaatgccccgtacacacggtctgattttccgacggaaaatgtgtgataggaccttgttgtcggaaattccgactgtgtgtaggctccatcacacattttccttaggaattttcgacacacaaagtttgagagcaggctataaaattttccgacaacaaaatccgttgtcggaatttccgatcgtgtgtacacaaatccgacgcacaaagtgccacgcatgctcagaataaataaagagatgaaagctattggctactgccccgttatagtcccgacgtacgtgttttacgtcaccgcgttcagaacgatcggattttccgacaactttgtgtgaccgtgtgtatgcaagacaagtttgagccaacatccgtcggaaaaaatcctaggattttgttgtcggaatgtccgatcaatgtccgaccgcgtgtacggggcataagaccggaatgccattaaaattcatgtgcgtataaaggcaggtgtcccaatacttttggaaatatagtgtatatttagtgtatatatacataaagaGTAAAAAAATACATCAATCTATATGGAAAAACTTATAGAAGTGCCACTAAAAGAAACATAAAGTGCCAGTACTATTAAACATACAGAAAGTCCAATAAATGTCCCAAAAATCAAAGGGTATCCACTTAAGGCCTCCAATAATAGTGATTCTCAGTTCAGTAGGTAATACATTGTGCATACTGTGTAAATCCTCCACCACCATACACTCACCAGAAAGCTAATGGATATCATATCATATCACATCAACCCCACAAAACCTCCACACTTAGATCCTCAATCCAGACCAAAATCTAGAATTTAATTAAACCCAATTTGTCTctagaaatttttttacattttttggtaactGACTCTTTCACTTGTTTCCCTCCAGCGTCTTCCTCAAGCGTAATAAGTTCCTGTACAATTATAAGAATCTGCGCTGGGCACGAGGCCGCCATGAAACATATCTGTGCTACTTAGTCAAAAGGCGCTACAGCTCCGTGTCCACCGCCATGGATTTTGGCTACCTGCGCAATCGGAGCGGTTGCCATGCAGAGATCCTGTTTCTGCGCTACCTGGCGATCTGGTTGGGGCATGACCCAAACAGGCTGTTCAGAGTCACCTGGTTCAGTTCGTGGAGCCCGTGCTGTGACTGCGCTCGGCGCATCGCCAACTTCCTACTTAACCATCCCAACCTGAGCCTGCGCATCTTCTCAGCAAGACTTTACTTCTGCGAAGAACAAAATGCAGAACCAGAAGCTCTGCGAAAACTGCAGCAGGCTGGGGTGCGACTGGCAGTCATGAGCTATAAAGGTAATGGACTGAAAAAAGTACAATTGTAGATCGTTTATTTCACTTCCTTTTTtttgatattttatatattttttttatcacttgtttaaaatctttattttactaATGACAATATAATACAAGATGTATCTATGAAACTTACTTACAATTTTCAAATCACGTTGAGTTTTCTGGCAGAGGCAATTGggcttcaccagagctcctgataatGGAGATGGTAACCCTAGTGGTCCCATTTTTCCTAGGATCTCCCCACCATACCTGGAAGGGAAAGGCCATGGTGCAGAGATTTTGCACAGGGCTGCAGACAGAGTGGGCttggcaggtggcaggcaagagagAAGTCAGGTCCAGGTGGAGGTCAACTCAGgcaacaggcaagagagtagtcaggttcaggcaGGGATCTTGGCAGGTAGCAAGCAAGAGAGTTTTGGGTCAATCCGGGTCAGCAACAGTCAGGCAACTGGCAGGCAAGTATTGTGCTTTACCTCTCAGTTAACAATGTAGTACCAGCCACTTCAAAGGCTGAAGCCTAAATACCCTTCTGGAAGTCCTAGAGGTAGTGGAGGTCTGCACAATCCTGAAAATCCTGGAAAACCCAAATTCTGTGAGTACTGGAGAGCTTAGGAATACTGGAAGACCCGACAGGGATTCTGTAGGTACTAGAGATCCTAGGAATCCTGAAAGACCTAGTAGGGAGTCTGTGAGTGCTGAAGATCCTGGGAATCCTGGAAgacctggcagggattctgtgagtactaGAGATCCTAGGAATCCTGGAAGAACTAGTAGGGAGTCTGTGAGTGCTGTAGATCCTGCGAATCCTGGAAgacctggcagggattctgtgagtactaGAGATCCTATGAATCCTGAAAGACCTGACAGAGATTCTGTGAGTACTGGAGATCCTAGGAATCCTGGAAGACCTAGTAGGGAGTCTGTGAGTGCCGAAGATCCTGGGAATCctagaagtcctggcagggattctgtgagtactaGGGATCCTAGGAATCCTGAAAgacctggcagggattctgtgagtactaGATATCCCAGGAATCCTGGAAGACCTGGCAGAGATTCAGTGAGTACTAGAGATGCTAGGAATACTGGAAGACCTGGCAGGGATTCAGTGAGTACTAGAAATCCTAGGAATCATGGAAgacctggcagggattctgtgagtactaGAACTCCTAAGAATCCTGGAAGACCTGGCCAGGATCctgtaagtcagtggttctcaactccagtcctcaggacccactaacaggccaggtttgcaagataactgaaatacatcacaggtgatatcattttgctgctcagtgattgcaggattctagtctgcatctc
It contains:
- the AICDA gene encoding single-stranded DNA cytosine deaminase; the encoded protein is MDSVFLKRNKFLYNYKNLRWARGRHETYLCYLVKRRYSSVSTAMDFGYLRNRSGCHAEILFLRYLAIWLGHDPNRLFRVTWFSSWSPCCDCARRIANFLLNHPNLSLRIFSARLYFCEEQNAEPEALRKLQQAGVRLAVMSYKDYFYCWNTFVENRERRFEAWDGLHENSVRLSRKLRRILEPPYDMEDLHEAFDLLGL